The proteins below are encoded in one region of Podarcis raffonei isolate rPodRaf1 chromosome 8, rPodRaf1.pri, whole genome shotgun sequence:
- the KCNK6 gene encoding potassium channel subfamily K member 6, producing the protein MRRCALLAAFALGYVGYLLLGALIISAVERPYESRLRAELRALKAAFLRESPCLPEPALESFLGAVLSANRHGVALLRNGSAAPSNWDFASAFFFSSTLITTVGYGYTTPLSDAGKAFCIFYALLGVPFTMLVLTATAQRLLGTFTSGPLEYLALRWGHSRRALSCGHLVFLALVVLAAFFLIPAAIFSALEESWSFLDAFYFCFISLCTIGLGDYVPGEQPGQRLRSLYKVSITVYLLLGLMAMLLLLQTFHRLAELHGLSDLVLLPREQPCQEDHQCILDEPPPPPEPRQAEKTPVQPSPGGQANYSSINR; encoded by the exons ATGCGGCGGTGCGCCCTGCTGGCCGCCTTCGCGCTGGGCTACGTGGGCTACCTGCTGCTGGGCGCGCTCATCATCTCGGCGGTGGAGCGGCCCTACGAGAGCCGGCTGCGCGCCGAGCTGCGCGCTCTCAAGGCCGCCTTCCTGCGCGAGAGCCCCTGCCTGCCCGAGCCCGCCCTCGAAAGCTTCCTGGGCGCCGTCCTGAGCGCCAACCGCCACGGCGTGGCTCTGCTCCGCAACGGCTCGGCCGCCCCGTCCAACTGGGACTTCGCCTCCGCCTTCTTCTTCTCCAGCACCTTGATCACCACCGTCG gctACGGCTACACCACGCCTCTCTCGGACGCAGGCAAGGCCTTCTGCATCTTCTACGCACTGCTGGGCGTCCCCTTCACCATGCTGGTGCTCACGGCCACCGCCCAGCGCCTGCTGGGCACCTTCACCTCCGGCCCTCTGGAGTACCTGGCGCTGCGCTGGGGCCACAGCCGGCGGGCGCTCTCCTGCGGGCACCTCGTCTTCCTGGCGCTGGTGGTGCTGGCGGCCTTCTTCCTGATCCCGGCCGCCATCTTCAGTGCCCTGGAGGAGTCCTGGAGCTTTCTGGACGccttctacttctgcttcatctcCCTCTGCACCATCGGCCTGGGCGACTACGTCCCTGGGGAGCAGCCCGGCCAGCGCCTCCGCTCGCTCTACAAGGTCTCCATCACCG tttacctcctgctggggctgatggccatgctgctgctcctgcagacCTTCCACCGGCTGGCCGAGCTGCACGGCCTCTCCGACCTGGTCTTGCTCCCCCGGGAGCAGCCCTGCCAGGAAGACCACCAGTGCATCCTGGACGAGCCCCCGCCTCCCCCGGAGCCCCGCCAGGCGGAAAAGACCCCCGTGCAGCCCAGCCCGGGGGGGCAGGCCAACTATTCCTCCATCAACAGATGA